From one Solea solea chromosome 15, fSolSol10.1, whole genome shotgun sequence genomic stretch:
- the LOC131474437 gene encoding peroxiredoxin-like 2A, whose product MATVTTLLKFVTVFVAELISSITDWFQTKAAWAQLDILENTELKTTGGIHERHKARTLWEKSGAVVMVVRRPGULLCREEAAELSSLKSQLQDLEIPLFAVVKENLGKELDSFKKYFSGKVYVDQQRNFYGPQERWMFLSMFLRIGVWRNFCRAYRRGFRGNLRGEGLVLGGVFVIGPGDQGILLEHREKEFGDKVNMLAVLKTARNMHENLAR is encoded by the exons ATGGCGACTGTGACCACACTCCTGAAGTTTGTGACAGTGTTCGTCGCAGAGCTCATCAGTTCCATCACCGACTGGTTCCAGACCAAAGCAGCATGGGCTCAACTGGACATTCTGGAGAACACAGAACTAAAGACGACAGGAGGAA TCCATGAACGACACAAGGCCAGAACTCTGTGGGAGAAAAGTGGAGCTGTGGTCATGGTCGTACGACGACCTGGATGATTGTTGTGCAGAGAG gAGGCTGCTGAGCTGTCCTCTCTCAAGTCCCAGCTGCAGGACCTTGAAATCCCTCTGTTTGCTGTGGTGAAAGAAAACCTTGGCAAGGAGCTGGACAGCTTCAAGAAGTACTTCTCTGGGAAAGTCTACGTGGATCAGCAG AGAAACTTCTATGGCCCTCAAGAGCGATGGATGTTTCTCTCCATGTTCCTGCGTATCGGTGTGTGGAGGAACTTCTGTCGAGCTTATCGGCGGGGCTTCAGAGGGAACCTGAGAGGTGAAGGACTGGTCCTGGGTGGAGTCTTCGTCATTGGGCCTGGAGATCAA GGTATTCTACTGGAGCACCGTGAAAAGGagtttggagataaagtgaATATGCTGGCAGTCCTCAAAACAGCCCGTAACATGCATGAAAACCTGGCAAGATAG